A portion of the Vulpes vulpes isolate BD-2025 chromosome 5, VulVul3, whole genome shotgun sequence genome contains these proteins:
- the LOC112911057 gene encoding secretoglobin family 1D member 2-like isoform X1 encodes MRLSLSVLLVTLALCCYEANEIVCPSLAKDMTAFLFVHEAIYKPKLQLAYNPPEAALNAKLQVKSCTDKIPVLQRKLIAGVLVKILAKCAL; translated from the exons ATGAGGCTGTCCCTGAGTGTCCTGCTGGTCACTCTGGCTCTTTGCTGCTATGAGG CCAATGAGATCGTATGTCCATCCCTTGCAAAGGATATGACTGCCTTCCTCTTTGTACATGAAGCTATATACAAGCCTAAACTTCAGCTTGCATATAACCCACCTGAAGCAGCCCTTAATGCCAAGTTGCAAGTGAAGAGCTGCACAGATAAGATACCCGTTTTGCAAAGAAAGCTAATTGCGGGCGTATTG GTGAAAATCCTGGCGAAATGTGCACTTTGA
- the LOC112911057 gene encoding secretoglobin family 1D member-like isoform X2 gives MRVSITTHQAGTSPANEIVCPSLAKDMTAFLFVHEAIYKPKLQLAYNPPEAALNAKLQVKSCTDKIPVLQRKLIAGVLVKILAKCAL, from the exons ATGAGGGTGAGTATCACTACTCATCAGGCAGGCACCAGCCCTG CCAATGAGATCGTATGTCCATCCCTTGCAAAGGATATGACTGCCTTCCTCTTTGTACATGAAGCTATATACAAGCCTAAACTTCAGCTTGCATATAACCCACCTGAAGCAGCCCTTAATGCCAAGTTGCAAGTGAAGAGCTGCACAGATAAGATACCCGTTTTGCAAAGAAAGCTAATTGCGGGCGTATTG GTGAAAATCCTGGCGAAATGTGCACTTTGA